In the genome of Myxococcus stipitatus, one region contains:
- a CDS encoding DUF1552 domain-containing protein — MFSRRTVLKGMAAGLFAPYFHDVYAQSSALPARLVLVLECNGVYPRALLSTGTRTALGGRANTSDRIFWDAYKDTPLVREDDNLASALCLGPLAASSGNIDLVKRSAVLLGLSNLIAGGGHSSGTGGLSCAVNGAGATFDAVIAPRLRRGAPFDVLRLGTSSARVSIVYETCALGPRKPAGIIVNPSLAFDSTFGSLLGGSTTGRDRKMLFDFALADSRKALAEFRGNSNERLKLERYLASLESLRTRENQLAGMADRVRPYLPPAPKDNPLITGAGSPPDSLKWFEAQFQIATASLLGGLTNTVVLATGTSGFDVAYGADVADVQRHSLQHGLDAGQNWDRVAEVTRRHVQLVANLARTLAATPEVGASGSMLDHTAIVFMSDNGEQHHSTSREWPKLVVGGNALGLKTDGRTVVYPKYDAARNRQVSNLFNTLGHAFGDVDFNTFGQEGSTRIAPGPLSELYG, encoded by the coding sequence ATGTTCTCGCGACGAACCGTCCTGAAGGGCATGGCCGCCGGCCTCTTCGCGCCCTACTTCCACGACGTCTACGCCCAGTCGTCCGCGTTGCCGGCGCGCCTGGTGCTGGTCCTCGAGTGCAATGGCGTCTACCCCCGCGCGCTCCTGAGCACGGGCACCCGCACGGCGCTGGGTGGACGCGCCAACACGTCCGACCGCATCTTCTGGGACGCGTACAAGGACACGCCGCTGGTGCGTGAGGACGACAACCTCGCCAGCGCGCTGTGTCTCGGGCCGCTAGCGGCGTCTTCCGGCAACATCGACCTGGTGAAACGCTCCGCCGTGCTGCTGGGGCTCTCCAACCTCATCGCGGGCGGCGGACACTCCAGCGGGACGGGCGGGCTGAGCTGCGCGGTGAATGGCGCGGGCGCGACGTTCGACGCGGTGATTGCCCCGCGTCTGCGCCGTGGGGCGCCGTTCGATGTGCTGCGCCTGGGCACCAGCTCCGCGCGCGTGTCCATCGTCTACGAGACCTGCGCGCTCGGACCGCGCAAGCCCGCGGGCATCATCGTCAACCCGTCGCTCGCGTTCGACAGCACCTTCGGCTCGCTGCTCGGGGGCTCGACGACCGGGCGTGACCGCAAGATGCTCTTCGACTTCGCGCTGGCCGACTCGCGCAAGGCACTGGCGGAGTTCCGAGGCAACTCCAACGAGCGGCTGAAGCTGGAGCGCTACCTCGCCTCGCTCGAGTCGCTTCGCACGCGGGAGAACCAGCTCGCGGGCATGGCGGACCGCGTGCGGCCCTACCTGCCGCCCGCGCCGAAGGACAACCCGCTCATCACCGGCGCTGGCTCACCGCCCGACTCGCTGAAGTGGTTCGAGGCGCAGTTCCAGATTGCCACCGCGTCCCTCCTGGGCGGGCTGACGAACACGGTGGTGCTGGCGACGGGTACGTCGGGCTTCGACGTGGCCTATGGCGCGGACGTGGCCGACGTGCAGCGCCACAGCCTGCAGCACGGCCTGGATGCGGGGCAGAACTGGGACCGCGTCGCCGAGGTCACCCGCCGCCACGTGCAGCTGGTGGCGAACCTGGCGAGGACGCTGGCGGCCACGCCCGAGGTCGGCGCGAGCGGCTCGATGCTGGACCACACCGCCATCGTGTTCATGTCCGACAACGGCGAGCAGCACCACTCGACCTCGCGGGAGTGGCCGAAGCTCGTGGTGGGTGGCAACGCGCTGGGCCTGAAGACCGACGGGCGCACGGTGGTGTACCCGAAGTACGACGCGGCCCGGAACCGGCAGGTCTCCAACCTCTTCAACACGCTCGGCCACGCGTTCGGAGACGTGGACTTCAACACCTTCGGGCAGGAAGGCAGCACGCGCATCGCGCCGGGACCGCTGAGCGAGCTTTACGGCTGA
- a CDS encoding tetratricopeptide repeat protein: MKLLLPVCLAVLVGCATTKGRPPEHATFIRNDYAAALAQARAERKPLFIDFGAVWCPPCRTMEAQVFASPDFIAKAQDYVLLAVDVDDPINEPLLERFPVDNLPTLLVLDSETETPALRWMGGAGLEDVLALLDDARRALSTQVSGPELLLLEGDRAYARREHELAARKYQEAVAQGPGNWSRRTRAVESALNALWNAEAFQSCAEYAVRTVPSLDEEARAGAASTGYSCARYAQEPKPWAAPAMKALEVHFEKAFEQAQKHGAKRQTWLYDSMADLLEARGDKEGARKLSEEYYAKVLAYRAEETTARGRAAWDSHLYSAAEASGHLAATLELFAQTERELPDDFSASTRVAATLRELGRHDDALAATDRALKRAQGGRRLAVWLSRARTLERAGRTDEARKDLETALAEAERLPRMQREFSQYAVDAVRAALAALPGAK, translated from the coding sequence ATGAAGCTGCTCCTCCCTGTCTGTCTTGCGGTCCTCGTGGGGTGCGCCACCACGAAGGGACGCCCCCCCGAGCACGCGACGTTCATCCGGAACGACTACGCCGCGGCGCTCGCCCAGGCCCGCGCCGAGCGCAAGCCGCTCTTCATCGACTTCGGCGCGGTGTGGTGTCCGCCCTGTCGGACCATGGAAGCCCAGGTCTTCGCCTCGCCTGACTTCATCGCGAAGGCGCAGGACTATGTCCTGCTCGCGGTGGACGTGGATGACCCCATCAATGAGCCGCTCCTGGAGCGCTTCCCGGTGGACAACCTGCCCACGTTGCTGGTGCTCGACTCCGAGACCGAGACGCCCGCGCTGCGCTGGATGGGCGGCGCGGGACTGGAGGATGTCCTGGCGCTGCTCGACGATGCCCGGCGCGCGCTGAGCACCCAGGTGTCGGGGCCGGAGTTGCTGCTGCTCGAGGGCGACCGCGCCTATGCCCGGAGGGAGCACGAGCTGGCGGCGCGGAAGTATCAGGAGGCGGTGGCGCAAGGCCCCGGGAATTGGAGCCGTCGCACCCGGGCAGTGGAGTCCGCGCTCAACGCGCTGTGGAACGCCGAGGCCTTCCAATCCTGCGCGGAGTACGCGGTGAGGACCGTCCCGAGCCTCGACGAGGAAGCGCGAGCGGGCGCGGCGAGCACCGGCTACTCGTGCGCGCGCTACGCCCAGGAGCCCAAGCCCTGGGCCGCGCCGGCCATGAAGGCACTGGAGGTCCACTTCGAGAAGGCCTTCGAGCAGGCCCAGAAGCACGGCGCGAAGCGCCAGACCTGGCTCTACGACTCCATGGCGGACCTGCTCGAAGCGCGGGGTGACAAGGAGGGAGCCCGGAAGCTCTCCGAGGAGTACTACGCCAAGGTGCTCGCGTACCGCGCCGAGGAGACCACGGCGCGGGGCAGGGCGGCGTGGGACTCCCATCTCTACAGCGCCGCGGAGGCGAGCGGACACCTGGCGGCCACCCTCGAGCTCTTCGCCCAGACGGAGCGAGAGCTCCCGGACGACTTCTCCGCCAGCACGCGGGTGGCCGCGACCCTCCGCGAGCTCGGCCGCCATGACGATGCGCTCGCCGCGACGGACCGCGCGCTGAAGCGGGCCCAGGGCGGCCGACGGTTGGCGGTGTGGCTGAGTCGGGCGAGGACCCTGGAGCGGGCCGGCCGCACGGACGAGGCGCGCAAGGACCTGGAGACGGCGCTCGCGGAGGCGGAGCGCCTGCCCAGGATGCAGCGCGAGTTCTCCCAGTACGCCGTGGACGCGGTGCGAGCCGCGCTGGCCGCGCTCCCGGGCGCGAAGTGA
- a CDS encoding DUF5953 family protein — MHPCVGPAGDVGIPAHLDAPERACERFPDIGGRGAAD; from the coding sequence GTGCATCCTTGCGTCGGGCCGGCGGGCGACGTGGGCATCCCGGCCCACCTGGACGCACCTGAACGGGCCTGCGAGCGCTTCCCGGACATCGGAGGTCGTGGGGCTGCGGACTAG
- a CDS encoding aKG-HExxH-type peptide beta-hydroxylase, with amino-acid sequence MQLIDAIRQVDGQLQQHEQFGDSSRIVGRVIERYKFALEVLARSNPRLQALASRVELLDVRSVDMLLGDLLVRAELEAAVSRIESSGPSGAESEKLASLLEDALGPTPRERGPGLARRGMERELIVGPSARTWVWDLPDASTPLADTLRESIQKGFMPGAQSSVNILRPTPRGVQGLERACTLLHRLVPHMADSIFRHLHSIAVAHIRGARGRMLTGSGGDGTPCMIFIDPDELENPWDTAGHILHEGIHLKLSDLIRTGAIVTDDEPVDLPWGRRTALSNTLFAFHAYVHMHVFRAAVEHLGPACHAEFGAPRDYQAPAHAMSVVNNETAVPYSRAEERLDFLHAQLSGPLSPRLTPHGRQLVAWLWDTLRPFERASTGPIESVAAPPRAPPSSARYRKGTHLSLRRSPSSEALFALDPRTQRIVTLNLAAWLAFELCEDKTEEEMLSAYTASLGLGTERGWAQLAPTLEGLVASGMVERLPQAARASGGASR; translated from the coding sequence GTGCAACTGATTGATGCGATCCGGCAGGTCGACGGGCAGCTTCAGCAGCACGAACAGTTCGGCGACTCCTCACGCATCGTGGGCCGAGTCATCGAGCGGTACAAATTCGCGTTGGAGGTCCTCGCGCGAAGCAACCCAAGGCTCCAGGCGCTGGCGTCGCGCGTCGAGCTGCTGGATGTCCGCTCGGTGGACATGCTCCTGGGTGACCTCCTGGTCCGCGCGGAGCTGGAGGCAGCGGTCAGCCGCATCGAGTCCTCCGGCCCCTCCGGCGCGGAATCCGAGAAGCTGGCCTCCCTGCTCGAGGACGCGCTGGGGCCCACGCCCCGGGAACGCGGCCCGGGGCTCGCCCGGCGAGGCATGGAGCGCGAGCTCATCGTCGGCCCCTCGGCGCGGACCTGGGTCTGGGACCTCCCCGACGCGTCGACACCGCTGGCCGACACCCTCCGCGAGAGCATCCAGAAGGGCTTCATGCCCGGCGCGCAGAGCAGCGTGAACATCCTCCGCCCGACTCCGCGCGGTGTGCAGGGATTGGAGCGCGCCTGCACCCTGCTCCACCGCCTGGTGCCTCACATGGCGGACAGCATCTTCCGCCACCTGCACTCCATCGCCGTGGCCCACATCCGGGGCGCGCGCGGACGCATGCTCACGGGCTCGGGCGGGGATGGCACCCCCTGCATGATCTTCATCGACCCGGACGAGCTGGAGAATCCCTGGGACACCGCCGGCCACATCCTGCACGAGGGCATCCACCTCAAGCTCTCGGACCTCATCCGCACCGGCGCCATCGTCACGGATGACGAGCCCGTCGACCTTCCCTGGGGCCGCAGGACGGCGCTCTCGAACACCCTCTTCGCCTTCCACGCCTACGTGCACATGCACGTGTTCCGCGCTGCGGTGGAGCACCTCGGCCCGGCCTGCCACGCCGAGTTCGGCGCCCCTCGCGACTACCAGGCCCCCGCCCACGCGATGTCCGTGGTGAACAACGAGACCGCCGTGCCCTACTCGCGCGCGGAGGAGCGGCTCGACTTCCTGCACGCGCAGCTCTCCGGCCCGCTGTCCCCGCGTCTGACACCACATGGGCGACAGCTCGTCGCGTGGCTCTGGGACACGCTGCGTCCCTTCGAGCGTGCCTCCACAGGCCCCATCGAGTCCGTCGCGGCCCCACCGCGCGCGCCACCCTCCTCCGCGCGCTACCGGAAGGGCACTCACCTGTCGCTGCGCCGCTCGCCATCTTCCGAGGCGCTGTTCGCCCTGGACCCGCGCACCCAACGAATCGTCACCCTCAACCTCGCGGCCTGGCTCGCGTTCGAGCTGTGCGAGGACAAGACCGAGGAGGAGATGCTCTCCGCGTACACCGCCTCGCTTGGACTGGGCACCGAGCGCGGCTGGGCACAGCTCGCCCCCACCCTCGAGGGGCTCGTGGCGAGCGGCATGGTGGAGCGTCT